One genomic region from Haloferax litoreum encodes:
- the trxA gene encoding thioredoxin, which translates to MSESEFVTDEPIHVESVEHFQELVDRDGVVLVDFYADWCGPCKMLEPIVENIAADTDAVVLKVDTEELGQLSAAYQVQSIPNVVFFADGEPKKRVVGMRGEEVLRSVVEELSS; encoded by the coding sequence ATGTCTGAATCCGAATTCGTCACCGACGAACCGATTCACGTCGAATCTGTCGAACACTTCCAGGAGCTCGTGGACCGCGACGGTGTCGTCCTCGTCGACTTCTACGCCGACTGGTGTGGCCCGTGTAAGATGCTCGAACCCATCGTCGAGAACATCGCTGCGGACACCGACGCTGTCGTGCTGAAAGTCGACACTGAAGAACTTGGCCAACTCTCCGCCGCCTATCAGGTCCAGAGTATCCCGAACGTCGTCTTCTTCGCCGATGGCGAACCCAAAAAGCGCGTCGTCGGTATGCGCGGCGAAGAAGTCCTCCGCTCCGTCGTCGAAGAACTCTCTTCGTAA
- a CDS encoding DoxX family protein, translated as MAATGQIEILGNRMDFDYSQGATGYVLVLVRILTGYWFLNAGMGKYLAAEPFSAAGWLMNSSGPISGFLAWAGSTPWMLEFTNFMIPLGQTLIGLGLLIGALTRLAAFFGGFLMVFFYLGNADWAHGYVNGDLFGLMMFAIIGTLAAGRILGVDAIIEKTEFVQQRPALKYLLG; from the coding sequence ATGGCCGCAACTGGACAAATTGAGATACTCGGCAACAGAATGGATTTCGACTACTCGCAGGGCGCGACGGGATACGTGCTCGTGCTCGTCCGCATCCTGACGGGCTACTGGTTCCTCAACGCGGGGATGGGCAAGTACCTCGCGGCAGAACCGTTCAGCGCTGCTGGCTGGCTGATGAACTCCAGCGGTCCCATCAGCGGCTTCCTCGCGTGGGCGGGCAGCACCCCGTGGATGCTCGAGTTCACGAACTTCATGATTCCGCTCGGCCAGACCCTCATCGGCCTCGGACTCCTCATCGGAGCACTCACCCGGCTCGCCGCCTTCTTCGGCGGCTTCCTGATGGTGTTCTTCTACCTGGGGAACGCCGACTGGGCGCACGGCTACGTCAACGGTGACCTCTTCGGTCTCATGATGTTCGCCATCATTGGCACCCTCGCCGCGGGCCGCATCCTCGGCGTCGACGCCATCATCGAGAAGACGGAGTTCGTCCAGCAACGCCCCGCCCTCAAGTACCTCCTCGGCTGA
- a CDS encoding nitrous oxide reductase accessory protein NosL, whose product MCQHCDSTVSRRSVLSATGAIGVASLAGCLGGGGGSGNGDVPAAIALTGNKQCDVCGMIIEQHPGPVGQLFYADNAPEGHDNPAWFCSAWETFAYNFDRENEGWTLSVGYLTDYSSAEYELYDDGGSTFIDAHLEPEAFGRMDELFYVAGTDVKGAMGNDLIPFSDETDADTFADDHGGVVYRERDISRDLLAQL is encoded by the coding sequence ATGTGCCAGCACTGTGACTCGACCGTCTCTCGTCGCTCTGTCCTCTCCGCGACAGGGGCTATCGGCGTCGCCAGCCTCGCAGGGTGCCTCGGCGGCGGTGGTGGAAGCGGCAATGGTGACGTACCCGCCGCGATTGCGTTGACTGGAAACAAGCAGTGTGACGTCTGTGGAATGATTATCGAACAGCACCCCGGCCCAGTCGGCCAACTCTTCTACGCGGACAACGCTCCCGAGGGGCACGACAACCCTGCGTGGTTCTGTAGTGCGTGGGAGACGTTCGCCTACAACTTCGACAGAGAGAACGAGGGGTGGACGCTCTCGGTTGGATATCTCACGGATTACAGTTCGGCCGAGTACGAACTCTACGACGACGGCGGGTCGACGTTCATCGACGCGCACCTCGAACCAGAGGCGTTCGGACGGATGGACGAGTTGTTCTACGTCGCCGGGACGGATGTCAAGGGTGCGATGGGGAACGACCTCATCCCGTTTTCGGACGAGACGGATGCGGACACCTTCGCCGACGACCACGGTGGAGTCGTGTATCGAGAACGAGACATTTCTCGTGACCTTCTCGCTCAACTGTAA